Proteins from a genomic interval of Polaribacter sp. Q13:
- the nfsB gene encoding oxygen-insensitive NAD(P)H nitroreductase — protein MNLQETLNWRYTTKEFDTTKKISEEDMAQVKNLLRMSPSSINLQPWHFIVAETTEGKARMTKGTQGFFHFNEPKITNASAVVLFCSKTSEGADDTFFKHLLEVQDKDGRFPNEDIKNGMSGGMNAFADIHKFDLKDYQHWMEKQVYLNIGNFLLGVASLGIDATPMEGINVKALDEEFGLRAKGFTSLVAVSLGYRAESDFNSTDKTPKSRLVEGEIITVI, from the coding sequence ATGAATTTACAAGAAACATTAAACTGGAGATATACTACTAAAGAATTTGATACGACCAAAAAAATATCTGAAGAAGATATGGCACAGGTTAAAAACTTATTAAGAATGAGTCCTTCAAGTATAAACCTGCAACCTTGGCATTTTATCGTTGCTGAAACTACAGAAGGTAAAGCACGTATGACAAAAGGAACACAAGGCTTTTTTCATTTTAATGAACCAAAAATAACGAACGCATCAGCGGTAGTATTGTTTTGTTCAAAAACTAGTGAAGGTGCAGATGATACTTTTTTTAAACACCTTTTAGAAGTACAGGATAAAGACGGAAGGTTTCCTAATGAAGACATAAAGAATGGAATGTCCGGGGGAATGAACGCTTTTGCTGATATTCATAAATTTGATTTAAAGGATTATCAACATTGGATGGAAAAGCAGGTATACCTTAACATTGGTAACTTTTTATTAGGAGTTGCTAGTTTAGGAATCGATGCAACACCAATGGAAGGGATTAATGTAAAAGCTTTAGATGAAGAATTTGGATTAAGAGCAAAAGGATTTACATCTTTAGTAGCTGTTTCTTTAGGATATAGAGCCGAATCTGATTTTAATTCTACTGACAAAACTCCAAAATCTAGATTAGTAGAAGGCGAAATTATCACTGTAATATAA
- a CDS encoding zinc-binding alcohol dehydrogenase family protein, with protein sequence MKAIGYKENLPIDNVNSLQDIEIETPKATGRDVLVEIKAISVNPADYKVRANMPVQGDDWKIIGWDATGIVKEVGEDVTLFNVGDEVWYAGDFTRQGSYAQFQVVDERIVGKKPTSLSYAEAAALPLTSLTAYEMLFDRLEVSKDDANKSILVIGAAGGVGSILVQLAKKLTKLNIIATASREETTDWLKELGADTVINHRNKLSEEFEKYSLPAPEYVVSLNATEQHVDEIVKLIKPQGKFGFIDDPKVMNVMPFKGKAVSTHIELMFTRAMFQTEDMIEQHNILNNVSQLIDNGTIRTTLGENFGTINAENLRKAHAFLETGKAKGKIVLEGF encoded by the coding sequence ATGAAAGCAATAGGATATAAAGAGAATTTACCAATAGACAATGTAAATTCTTTACAAGACATAGAGATAGAGACTCCAAAAGCAACAGGAAGAGATGTTTTGGTTGAAATTAAAGCCATTTCAGTAAATCCTGCAGATTACAAAGTACGTGCAAATATGCCTGTACAAGGTGACGATTGGAAAATTATTGGTTGGGATGCTACCGGAATTGTAAAGGAAGTTGGTGAAGATGTTACTCTTTTTAATGTTGGTGATGAAGTTTGGTATGCTGGCGATTTTACGCGTCAGGGTAGTTATGCACAATTTCAAGTGGTAGATGAACGTATTGTCGGTAAAAAACCAACAAGTTTATCGTATGCTGAAGCTGCTGCCTTACCATTAACATCTCTTACTGCTTACGAAATGTTGTTTGATAGGTTAGAGGTTTCTAAGGACGATGCCAATAAATCTATTTTGGTTATTGGTGCTGCTGGTGGTGTGGGGTCTATTTTAGTACAATTAGCTAAAAAGCTAACAAAACTTAACATTATTGCTACTGCTTCTCGCGAAGAAACTACCGATTGGTTAAAAGAATTGGGTGCAGATACGGTTATCAACCACAGAAATAAATTGAGCGAAGAGTTTGAAAAATATAGCCTTCCTGCGCCAGAATATGTGGTGAGTTTAAATGCTACTGAACAACATGTAGATGAAATTGTAAAACTGATTAAACCACAAGGGAAATTCGGTTTTATTGATGATCCAAAAGTAATGAATGTGATGCCTTTTAAAGGGAAAGCAGTATCCACGCACATCGAGTTAATGTTTACGCGTGCTATGTTTCAAACAGAAGATATGATTGAGCAACACAACATTTTAAACAACGTTTCTCAATTAATAGACAACGGAACAATTAGAACCACTTTAGGTGAAAACTTCGGAACTATAAATGCTGAAAATTTGCGTAAAGCACACGCTTTTTTAGAAACAGGTAAAGCAAAAGGTAAAATAGTTTTAGAGGGATTTTAG
- a CDS encoding cupin domain-containing protein — protein MNFKSIIAAVAVTALFANNTANAQVNTIDSVATSKVQHFNFDDMASETIGKGIKRKWFHGEKGQMTIFNLEKDAHIPWHKHPNEQITYIMSGKVKIKTIIDGKETFVEVGAGEVIVFPENVPHEFWALEETVDLDVHVPVRQDWLSKELPDYLKKTKK, from the coding sequence ATGAATTTCAAATCAATTATAGCAGCAGTAGCTGTAACCGCATTATTTGCGAACAATACTGCAAATGCGCAAGTAAATACTATAGATTCTGTAGCAACATCAAAAGTGCAACATTTCAATTTTGATGATATGGCATCGGAAACTATCGGAAAAGGAATCAAAAGGAAGTGGTTTCATGGTGAAAAAGGACAAATGACTATTTTCAATTTAGAGAAAGACGCACATATTCCTTGGCACAAACACCCAAACGAACAGATCACCTACATCATGTCTGGTAAAGTAAAAATCAAGACTATTATTGATGGTAAAGAAACATTTGTAGAAGTTGGAGCAGGAGAAGTAATTGTTTTCCCTGAAAATGTACCACACGAATTTTGGGCTTTAGAAGAAACGGTAGATTTAGATGTACACGTTCCTGTACGTCAAGATTGGTTGTCTAAAGAGTTACCAGACTATTTAAAGAAAACTAAAAAATAG
- a CDS encoding putative quinol monooxygenase, translated as MSKITVVAKIVAKEENRELVKTELLKLVASSVKEAGCINYNCLQDNDDSNTFTMYENWKDAEALTLHAATPHYVAFQTGAKDAIAEFTVNKMTMLA; from the coding sequence ATGAGTAAAATAACGGTTGTGGCTAAAATTGTAGCCAAAGAAGAAAATAGAGAATTGGTTAAAACCGAATTACTAAAACTAGTTGCCAGTAGTGTTAAAGAAGCGGGTTGTATCAACTACAACTGCCTTCAAGACAATGACGACTCCAATACATTTACAATGTATGAGAACTGGAAAGATGCAGAGGCACTTACTTTACACGCTGCAACGCCTCATTACGTAGCGTTCCAAACTGGGGCCAAAGATGCTATTGCGGAATTTACAGTGAATAAAATGACTATGCTTGCCTAA
- a CDS encoding Crp/Fnr family transcriptional regulator, producing MKEYLKSFNLFTDIEINDFLNLSQTILLKKGDLYINNNEICDSIAFVKSGIFRSYYFSNNDDEITYCFTFPNKLLMAYSSFISQKKSEENIQALTDAEIISIPKATLENLAKSNSNWLHFLKIIAEKEYVELEKWIFNHQKDKSQQRYLDLITTQPTYIKEIPLHYIASYLGVTQRHLSRIRANITY from the coding sequence ATGAAAGAATATTTAAAATCATTTAATTTATTTACCGACATAGAGATTAATGATTTCTTGAATTTATCTCAAACTATTTTATTAAAAAAAGGCGATTTATATATTAATAATAATGAAATTTGCGACTCTATAGCTTTTGTTAAAAGTGGAATTTTTCGTTCTTATTATTTTTCAAATAATGACGATGAAATCACATATTGTTTCACTTTTCCTAATAAATTATTAATGGCTTATTCTTCATTTATTTCACAAAAAAAATCTGAAGAAAACATTCAAGCTCTGACAGATGCTGAAATAATTTCAATACCAAAAGCAACTTTAGAAAATTTAGCCAAATCAAATAGTAATTGGTTGCATTTTTTGAAAATTATTGCCGAAAAGGAATATGTTGAATTAGAAAAATGGATATTTAATCATCAAAAAGATAAGTCTCAACAACGCTATTTAGATTTAATTACAACGCAACCTACATATATCAAAGAGATTCCACTACACTATATAGCTTCTTACCTAGGCGTTACACAACGTCACCTAAGTCGAATAAGGGCTAATATTACGTATTAG
- a CDS encoding short chain dehydrogenase codes for MKTIILIGANGKMGQAALTGLGKHKIITAGRSADSYDFQVDITSEASLRKLYEDVGHFDAVVNTVGVCEYANFTEMTEEQWMSTILSKMMGQINIVRIGQEYIADKGSFTLITGILNTKPIPFAIADATTSGAIDTFVKCVAFEMPRGIRVNSINPTVLEEAWDVYGEMMPGFEPVPGRLVGKAFERSVDGFITGQVLFVDAY; via the coding sequence ATGAAAACAATAATTTTAATTGGAGCAAACGGAAAAATGGGACAAGCTGCTCTTACGGGGCTAGGAAAACACAAAATCATAACTGCTGGACGTTCTGCTGATAGCTATGACTTTCAAGTAGATATTACAAGCGAAGCATCATTAAGGAAATTATACGAAGATGTTGGTCATTTTGATGCTGTTGTAAACACTGTTGGTGTTTGTGAATATGCAAATTTTACTGAAATGACCGAAGAACAATGGATGAGTACCATTTTAAGTAAAATGATGGGACAAATAAACATTGTACGTATTGGTCAAGAATATATTGCAGATAAGGGGTCATTTACTTTAATAACAGGAATTTTAAATACGAAGCCTATACCTTTTGCAATTGCTGATGCTACTACTAGTGGAGCTATTGATACATTTGTTAAATGTGTTGCTTTTGAAATGCCAAGAGGAATCCGAGTAAACTCAATAAACCCAACTGTTTTAGAAGAGGCTTGGGATGTTTATGGTGAAATGATGCCTGGTTTTGAACCAGTTCCTGGTAGATTAGTTGGTAAAGCTTTTGAACGTTCGGTTGATGGGTTTATTACTGGTCAAGTGCTTTTTGTTGATGCTTATTAA
- a CDS encoding DUF1349 domain-containing protein, with protein sequence MMKKIWMNMLFVIAILSSCNSKPTTSNKNTPEISKGEECNIKVSGIEFTKSINNAKATTSIEGDKLTLKSNAKCDNFNDPDGKLSNNSAPVLLTKIDNTKPFTFTSKVTPTFIDTYDAGTMYIYLNPKLWFKFAFELDERKKARIVTVRTIETSDDNNHDVIDTTSAYMKISSDVKTIGFYYSLDNKKWQLVRLFKNDYPAELWAGFGAQSPIGKGTSVIFEESSLLQSSIADFRMGI encoded by the coding sequence ATGATGAAAAAAATATGGATGAACATGCTATTTGTAATTGCAATACTGAGTAGTTGTAATAGCAAACCAACAACAAGTAATAAAAATACCCCTGAAATTTCTAAAGGGGAAGAGTGTAATATAAAAGTATCGGGAATTGAGTTTACCAAATCGATTAACAATGCAAAAGCGACAACCTCTATTGAAGGAGATAAATTAACACTTAAAAGTAATGCTAAATGTGATAATTTTAATGATCCAGATGGAAAACTGTCTAACAATTCAGCTCCAGTTTTACTAACAAAAATAGACAATACGAAACCTTTTACATTCACCTCTAAAGTTACTCCAACATTTATAGACACCTATGATGCAGGTACTATGTATATATATTTAAATCCTAAATTATGGTTTAAATTTGCTTTTGAGTTAGATGAACGAAAAAAAGCTCGTATTGTAACTGTTAGAACCATCGAAACGTCGGACGATAATAATCACGATGTGATTGATACTACAAGTGCTTATATGAAAATTTCTTCGGACGTAAAGACAATTGGTTTTTATTATTCACTAGATAACAAAAAATGGCAGCTTGTTAGACTCTTTAAAAACGATTATCCGGCTGAATTGTGGGCAGGATTCGGCGCTCAATCTCCTATTGGTAAAGGAACCAGTGTGATATTTGAAGAATCTTCTTTGTTACAAAGTAGTATTGCTGATTTTAGAATGGGTATTTGA
- a CDS encoding FAD-dependent oxidoreductase, whose protein sequence is MESKILEASSRVDGRIQTIKGALETPLELGATWFSDMHQNLLSLIDELGLEKYPQYSKGTSLFQTKSFKPPQQFFVPESENPSYRLKSGTQKLINTLAQKLPSKNIRLNTKVVGITEFNSDLIVLTSNGEKLYADKVILCLPPQLVGLKMKFSPELPDSISELLPSVQTWMAGAIKFVLEHEEPFWRNKGFSGMLYSHSGIVTEMYDHTNFEQNKFGFTGFLNGGAVSYLQEVRKEFVLCENQMIQRPHQNNGHSSLQDSYMNGKLLFSGTETATEFGGYMEGAVISALKIAEKLSSN, encoded by the coding sequence ATAGAATCAAAAATTTTAGAAGCATCTTCAAGAGTAGATGGAAGAATTCAAACCATAAAAGGAGCATTAGAAACACCTTTAGAGTTGGGAGCAACTTGGTTTTCGGATATGCACCAGAATTTATTGTCGCTTATAGATGAATTGGGCTTAGAAAAATACCCACAGTATTCAAAAGGGACTTCGTTATTTCAAACCAAATCATTTAAACCACCGCAACAGTTTTTTGTTCCCGAATCTGAAAACCCTTCCTATCGTTTAAAAAGCGGAACACAAAAACTTATCAATACATTAGCTCAAAAATTACCTTCTAAAAATATACGTCTGAATACAAAAGTTGTTGGTATTACTGAATTTAATAGTGATCTAATAGTTCTAACTTCCAATGGAGAAAAACTTTATGCAGATAAAGTTATACTCTGTTTACCACCACAATTAGTAGGTTTAAAAATGAAGTTTTCACCAGAATTACCTGATTCTATTTCTGAACTATTGCCAAGTGTTCAAACTTGGATGGCAGGTGCTATAAAATTTGTGTTAGAACATGAAGAACCTTTTTGGAGAAATAAAGGGTTTTCTGGAATGTTGTATAGCCACTCAGGAATTGTTACAGAAATGTACGATCATACGAATTTTGAACAAAACAAATTTGGCTTTACAGGCTTTTTAAATGGAGGAGCTGTATCTTATCTTCAAGAAGTAAGAAAGGAATTTGTATTATGTGAAAATCAAATGATACAAAGACCACATCAAAACAATGGACATTCATCATTACAAGATAGTTATATGAATGGAAAATTATTGTTTTCAGGAACAGAAACAGCTACAGAATTTGGAGGATATATGGAAGGTGCGGTTATTTCTGCTTTAAAAATAGCAGAAAAGTTATCATCTAATTAA
- a CDS encoding cation transporter, with amino-acid sequence MNKTIFEITKMDCPSEENLIRMKLDGIASIANLDFDIPNRKLTVFHNGEMDQIEKSISELNLGGKKIATEQTNQTEFKENANQKKRLWSVLIINFVFFIIEMTTGIFSKSMGLVADSLDMLADSFVYGISLFAVGGTVIKKKRIAKLAGYFQITLAVIGFVEVLRRFFGDENLPNFSTMIIVSIFALIANGICLYILQKSKSKEEAHMKESMIFTSNDVIINLGVIIAGVLVNCLHSSKPDLIIGTIVFILVVQGAIRILKLSK; translated from the coding sequence ATGAATAAAACAATATTTGAAATAACCAAAATGGATTGTCCTTCAGAGGAAAATCTAATCCGTATGAAATTAGACGGAATTGCAAGCATTGCAAATTTAGACTTTGATATTCCAAATCGAAAATTAACCGTTTTTCATAACGGAGAAATGGACCAAATCGAAAAGTCTATTAGCGAACTGAATTTAGGAGGAAAAAAAATAGCAACTGAACAAACCAATCAAACGGAATTTAAAGAAAATGCAAATCAGAAAAAGCGACTTTGGTCTGTATTGATTATCAATTTCGTCTTTTTTATTATCGAAATGACAACAGGAATTTTCTCAAAATCAATGGGACTTGTAGCGGATAGTTTAGATATGCTTGCCGACAGTTTTGTTTACGGAATTAGTTTGTTTGCGGTTGGCGGAACTGTAATTAAGAAAAAACGGATTGCAAAACTTGCAGGATATTTTCAAATTACACTTGCTGTTATTGGTTTTGTAGAAGTTTTAAGAAGGTTTTTTGGAGACGAGAACCTACCCAATTTTTCGACTATGATTATTGTTTCTATTTTTGCCCTTATCGCAAACGGAATTTGTCTTTATATTTTGCAAAAATCAAAAAGTAAAGAAGAAGCCCATATGAAAGAGAGTATGATTTTCACCTCCAATGATGTGATTATTAATTTGGGCGTTATAATAGCTGGAGTTCTCGTTAACTGTTTGCACTCTAGTAAACCCGATTTAATTATTGGTACAATTGTTTTTATTTTGGTAGTTCAAGGAGCCATTAGAATTTTGAAATTGAGCAAGTAA
- a CDS encoding helix-turn-helix domain-containing protein, translating to MDRKELFEKKPKIKINDKISFCPTSAAMELIGGKWKSVILTHLIGDKKRYNELRKEIPGITERTLSLQLKQLEADGIVSRKVFTKKPPLKVEYKLTEFGETLTPILNLIVEWGLHAAETKGEFIFEE from the coding sequence ATGGACAGAAAAGAACTGTTTGAAAAAAAGCCAAAGATTAAGATCAACGATAAAATATCGTTTTGCCCAACCAGTGCAGCAATGGAACTTATAGGCGGAAAATGGAAAAGTGTAATTCTTACTCATTTAATTGGTGATAAAAAACGCTATAACGAATTGCGAAAGGAAATTCCGGGAATTACTGAGCGTACTTTAAGTTTACAATTGAAGCAATTAGAAGCGGATGGCATCGTAAGTAGAAAAGTGTTCACTAAAAAACCACCTTTAAAAGTAGAATACAAGCTTACCGAATTTGGTGAAACCCTTACCCCTATCTTAAACCTAATTGTAGAATGGGGTTTACACGCAGCAGAAACAAAAGGTGAGTTTATTTTTGAAGAATAA
- the nfsB gene encoding oxygen-insensitive NAD(P)H nitroreductase — translation MNLTEILNNRYSVKEFDATKKISDADFKQVKDLLRLSPSSVNLQPWHFLIADTAEGKARIAKGTQGFFHFNTPKVLDASHVIVIAARTNADDVYMTSILEQEDKDGRFAAQEFKDQMHGGRMLFADIHKYDLKDLPHWMEKQVYLNMGSLLLGVAALGIDACPMEGVDVKALDEEFGLREKGYTALAVVSLGYRKDTDFNAKLPKSRFSEETIITKL, via the coding sequence ATGAATTTAACTGAAATTTTAAACAACCGCTATTCCGTAAAAGAATTTGATGCTACTAAAAAGATCTCAGATGCAGATTTTAAACAAGTAAAAGATTTATTACGTTTAAGTCCATCTAGTGTAAACTTACAACCTTGGCATTTTTTAATTGCAGATACTGCAGAAGGGAAAGCTCGTATTGCAAAAGGAACACAAGGATTTTTTCATTTTAATACACCTAAGGTTTTAGATGCCTCTCACGTAATTGTTATTGCTGCTCGTACAAATGCAGATGATGTTTATATGACTAGCATTTTAGAGCAAGAAGATAAAGACGGTCGTTTTGCTGCACAAGAATTTAAAGACCAAATGCACGGTGGACGTATGTTGTTTGCAGATATTCATAAATACGACCTTAAAGATTTACCACATTGGATGGAAAAACAAGTCTATTTAAATATGGGGTCTCTTTTATTAGGAGTTGCTGCTTTAGGTATAGACGCTTGCCCAATGGAAGGTGTAGATGTTAAAGCTTTAGATGAAGAATTCGGCTTACGTGAAAAAGGATATACGGCTTTAGCAGTTGTATCTTTAGGTTATAGAAAAGACACCGATTTCAATGCGAAGCTTCCAAAATCTAGATTTTCAGAAGAAACCATAATTACCAAATTATAA
- a CDS encoding putative quinol monooxygenase: MKSTIVKFTAKPEHATSFAATLKEAQAATQKEAGNKEIKVFVSKSDANVFFVYERWVDKAAITSHDNEPHTKKLMKAGQTALAGAPDFYLLGDTNPLPDHSKSANAEDEVFIIFFIFKLKTEFRAQLLNQFEDHITHTRKEEEGNILFDLYTVDDQEDTLAVYEHWRKESDVWDIHFHQPYAEKTGKLMEEAVVGDLKQYMNFVTEI; encoded by the coding sequence ATGAAAAGCACCATAGTAAAATTTACAGCAAAACCAGAACACGCAACTAGTTTTGCAGCAACCTTAAAAGAAGCACAAGCAGCAACGCAAAAAGAAGCTGGAAATAAAGAAATTAAAGTATTTGTATCTAAATCAGATGCCAATGTATTTTTTGTTTACGAACGTTGGGTAGACAAAGCAGCAATAACATCTCACGATAACGAGCCGCACACAAAGAAGTTAATGAAAGCAGGGCAAACTGCATTAGCAGGTGCTCCAGATTTTTATTTATTAGGGGATACAAACCCGTTACCAGACCATTCTAAATCTGCAAACGCAGAAGATGAAGTATTTATCATTTTCTTCATTTTTAAGTTGAAAACAGAATTTAGAGCACAACTTTTAAATCAGTTTGAAGATCACATTACACATACCAGAAAAGAGGAAGAAGGAAACATTCTTTTTGACTTATATACAGTAGACGACCAAGAAGATACATTGGCTGTTTATGAGCATTGGAGAAAAGAATCTGATGTTTGGGACATTCACTTTCACCAACCTTACGCAGAAAAAACAGGTAAATTAATGGAAGAAGCTGTTGTTGGAGATTTAAAACAGTATATGAATTTTGTAACTGAAATTTAA
- a CDS encoding alcohol dehydrogenase catalytic domain-containing protein: protein MKAILLEKAGGPENLHLAEVKKPSIKENEVLVAVKAISLNPADVKPKYADEMLSMMYGKERPIILGWDLAGTVTEIGSEVTNLKIGDKVFGMVNFPGVGNTYAEFVAAPEAHLAIMA from the coding sequence ATGAAAGCAATATTATTAGAAAAAGCAGGAGGACCAGAAAACCTTCATTTAGCAGAAGTTAAAAAACCGAGTATAAAAGAGAACGAAGTATTAGTTGCTGTTAAAGCAATTTCGTTAAACCCAGCAGACGTAAAACCAAAGTACGCAGACGAGATGTTGAGTATGATGTACGGTAAAGAACGACCAATAATTTTAGGTTGGGATTTGGCAGGTACCGTTACGGAAATAGGATCAGAAGTTACTAATCTAAAAATAGGAGACAAAGTATTTGGGATGGTAAATTTTCCCGGTGTTGGTAATACGTATGCTGAGTTTGTTGCTGCGCCAGAAGCACATTTAGCTATCATGGCCTAA
- a CDS encoding zinc-binding dehydrogenase, with product MTTASAKNKDFVLSIGADEAIDYHSQKFEEVLSDIDFVLDTQGGKVLENSVKVLKNGGTVITTVAPDVSEEVKALAEKENKTIANILVHSSAEDMYTLKGMLESGAIKPNIYKTFAFEAMADAHREVEKGRTVGKVIVTL from the coding sequence ATTACTACTGCTTCCGCAAAAAACAAAGATTTTGTATTGTCTATTGGTGCAGATGAAGCTATTGATTATCACTCACAAAAATTTGAAGAAGTTTTATCAGATATCGACTTTGTTTTAGACACACAAGGAGGTAAAGTTTTAGAAAATTCAGTAAAGGTTCTAAAAAATGGAGGAACCGTAATTACAACTGTTGCACCAGATGTATCTGAAGAAGTGAAAGCTTTAGCTGAAAAGGAAAACAAAACAATTGCTAACATTTTAGTGCATTCTAGTGCCGAAGATATGTACACCTTAAAAGGGATGTTAGAAAGCGGAGCTATTAAACCAAATATCTATAAAACTTTTGCATTTGAGGCTATGGCAGACGCACACAGAGAAGTTGAAAAAGGAAGAACAGTAGGTAAAGTGATTGTTACTTTATAA
- a CDS encoding bifunctional 2-polyprenyl-6-hydroxyphenol methylase/3-demethylubiquinol 3-O-methyltransferase UbiG, producing MSFYQQIAPYYHHIFKINEAQINFITSKIPENNAKILDVGCGIGTLSFELIKYYKSVLGVDMDAEMIQTALKNKKSNSDTIQFEQLSMLELDTSIDKNSINGIICFGNTLVHLNSIIEINDFLEQAKTALTFDGKLLLQIVNYDRIIAKNIKELPRIENDEIIFERSYRYRKPQNKIDFNTRLTVKTTQQIIENSIELLPLLKKDMALLLEKAGFKHSNFYGNFNKDPHSVESPALVVEAW from the coding sequence ATGAGTTTTTATCAGCAAATAGCACCGTATTATCATCATATTTTTAAAATTAATGAAGCACAAATTAATTTTATCACCTCTAAAATACCTGAAAATAATGCTAAAATACTAGATGTTGGTTGTGGTATTGGAACGCTTTCTTTTGAGTTGATAAAATACTATAAAAGTGTACTTGGTGTTGATATGGATGCAGAAATGATACAAACAGCGCTTAAGAATAAGAAAAGTAATTCTGATACAATTCAATTTGAGCAACTAAGTATGCTTGAATTAGATACTTCAATTGATAAAAATTCTATCAATGGTATTATTTGCTTTGGAAATACCTTAGTTCATTTGAATTCAATAATTGAAATAAATGATTTTTTGGAACAAGCAAAAACAGCACTCACTTTTGACGGAAAATTATTACTACAAATAGTGAATTATGATAGAATTATTGCCAAAAATATTAAGGAATTACCACGAATAGAAAATGATGAAATCATTTTTGAACGTTCTTATAGGTATCGAAAACCTCAAAATAAAATTGATTTTAATACACGATTGACAGTAAAAACTACCCAACAAATAATAGAAAATAGTATTGAATTATTACCATTATTAAAAAAAGACATGGCTCTTTTATTAGAGAAGGCTGGTTTTAAACATTCTAATTTCTATGGTAATTTTAATAAAGATCCACATTCCGTTGAGAGTCCTGCTTTAGTTGTAGAAGCTTGGTAA
- the nfsB gene encoding oxygen-insensitive NAD(P)H nitroreductase, whose amino-acid sequence MNLTEILNNRYSVKEFDATKKISDADFKQVKDLLRLSPSSVNLQPWHFLIADTAEGKARIAKGTQGFFHFNTPKVLDASHVIVIAARTNADDVYMTSILEQEDKDGRFAAQEFKDQMHGGRMLFADIHKYDLKDLPHWMEKQVYLNMGSLLLGAAALGIDACPMEGVDVKALDEEFGLREKGYTALAVVSLGYRKDTDFNAKLPKSRFSEETIITKL is encoded by the coding sequence ATGAATTTAACTGAAATTTTAAACAACCGCTATTCCGTAAAAGAATTTGATGCTACTAAAAAGATCTCAGATGCAGATTTTAAACAAGTAAAAGATTTATTACGTTTAAGTCCATCTAGTGTAAACTTACAACCTTGGCATTTTTTAATTGCAGATACTGCAGAAGGGAAAGCTCGTATTGCAAAAGGAACACAAGGATTTTTTCATTTTAATACACCTAAGGTTTTAGATGCCTCTCACGTAATTGTTATTGCTGCTCGTACAAATGCAGATGATGTTTATATGACTAGTATTTTAGAGCAAGAAGATAAAGATGGTCGTTTTGCTGCACAAGAATTTAAAGACCAAATGCACGGTGGACGTATGTTGTTTGCAGATATTCATAAATACGACCTTAAAGATTTACCACATTGGATGGAAAAACAAGTCTACTTAAATATGGGGTCTCTTTTATTAGGTGCTGCAGCTTTAGGCATAGACGCTTGCCCAATGGAAGGTGTAGATGTAAAAGCTTTAGATGAAGAATTCGGCTTACGCGAAAAAGGATATACGGCTTTAGCAGTTGTGTCTTTAGGTTATAGAAAAGACACCGATTTCAATGCTAAACTTCCAAAATCTAGATTTTCAGAAGAAACCATAATTACCAAATTATAA